The genomic window CAGATAAGGTTTGTGAAGAAGTGGAATGTGGGAAAGGAAACTGTGTAGTGAATACAAGTTACCCTTTGAATTTTGTTTGTGAATGCGAATCTGGTTGGAAACGAACCCacgatgaagatgatgatataTATGCCACTAGCTTTCTTCCATGTGTCATTCCTCAATGTAAATTCCATCTCTTTTCCTCAATGTAAAAGTTTTATTACCATAAATGTTTGTGTTATAAGTTATTTATCTAACACATCAAATGTTCTTGTGGCCTTTTTACTCATGAGAGACTAACTTATTTGATGGTCAAAGAATTCATGCACcaaacacataatttttttttatgaatgtaAAGTCCACAAATTCTATTATTTATCTTGCAGGTAGCTTGAATTATGGTGGTTGTCAGCCAGCACCACCCCCAGTTCCGGAGAAGAGCTTCCCTCACAACATTTCAACTTTTGATCGTAAGTATCCATCGAGAGTCTCATATCGAATAAGATATAacctaaaaatattatatttataacaaacatagaCAATTCTAACTACTATCTTcagtttttaatataaaaaaaatttattttttagatacattgaatgaCTAATGTATCTGACCTAAAATTTTCTCTGATATTAAAGATCAAAATAGAAATCGGTTTTAAAAAGGGTTGTTGAGTTATGTCTCATTCTCATCCAAAGTCTAATAGTAacactttaaaaataattttgtagcATGCTATTGGGCATATTGTGGAGAAGGTAAATGCACCAAGAACAGGACACATACACACATATGTGAATGCAACCCAAATTATCAAAATCTT from Trifolium pratense cultivar HEN17-A07 linkage group LG1, ARS_RC_1.1, whole genome shotgun sequence includes these protein-coding regions:
- the LOC123903112 gene encoding uncharacterized protein LOC123903112 gives rise to the protein MGSSKLLGLLAMTLMLLLPMAAKGDIVDDVLNKVCEEVECGKGNCVVNTSYPLNFVCECESGWKRTHDEDDDIYATSFLPCVIPQCSLNYGGCQPAPPPVPEKSFPHNISTFDPCYWAYCGEGKCTKNRTHTHICECNPNYQNLLNISVFPCYSQCTLGSDCSSLGIKVADSTSTTDNGSDASSIFGGRFHWIVMLLISTGMVMWS